One Bacillus amyloliquefaciens DSM 7 = ATCC 23350 DNA window includes the following coding sequences:
- a CDS encoding YodL domain-containing protein, producing the protein MLLSLPVFKKKTCAYDVTIFQTPRYGEKKGYRVVYRTELAADNHQDALERAFSVFNVPDTVPNDYQARFIATGDVILIDEGRKGKTYYRLNPAGWSKINRLLVQPR; encoded by the coding sequence ATGCTGTTATCGCTGCCTGTGTTTAAAAAAAAGACTTGTGCCTATGATGTGACGATTTTTCAAACACCCCGCTACGGTGAGAAAAAGGGATACAGGGTCGTCTATCGGACAGAGCTGGCCGCTGACAATCATCAAGACGCACTGGAAAGGGCATTTTCTGTTTTTAATGTGCCTGATACGGTTCCAAACGACTATCAAGCCAGATTCATAGCGACCGGAGATGTCATACTCATAGACGAAGGAAGAAAAGGAAAGACCTATTACAGGCTTAACCCTGCGGGATGGAGCAAAATTAACCGTCTGCTCGTCCAGCCGAGGTAA
- a CDS encoding phosphatase PAP2 family protein has protein sequence MYKPASLFALFILLAAAIRIEAVQAFDERVIEAAVRIRAAWLNELMLWITELGTTAVLLPLLLLTGAALYMYKKTPDVVFLPLLFLIERIVNIKIKELIERARPAFEPLVHETSYSFPSGHSMNAAVIYPVIAWFLIKHVPFFTKRKRAVSVFTGGLVLLIGFSRIYLGAHFPTDVLAGFSLGLCLVSLFALFDEKYHPFRQK, from the coding sequence TTGTACAAGCCAGCAAGTCTTTTCGCATTGTTTATTCTGCTCGCAGCAGCGATCCGGATAGAAGCCGTTCAGGCTTTTGACGAGCGGGTGATAGAAGCGGCGGTCAGGATCAGGGCTGCCTGGCTGAATGAATTGATGCTATGGATAACGGAGCTCGGCACGACCGCGGTGCTTTTGCCGCTTCTTCTTTTGACAGGCGCGGCCCTGTATATGTACAAAAAAACGCCGGATGTTGTTTTTTTGCCGCTTCTTTTTCTCATTGAACGAATTGTAAACATTAAAATAAAAGAATTGATTGAAAGAGCCAGACCCGCTTTTGAGCCGCTCGTCCATGAAACTTCATACAGTTTTCCAAGCGGCCACTCCATGAATGCGGCAGTGATATATCCTGTCATCGCCTGGTTTTTGATCAAGCATGTTCCTTTTTTTACGAAAAGAAAGCGGGCTGTCTCCGTCTTTACCGGAGGTCTCGTCCTCCTCATCGGGTTCAGCAGAATTTATTTGGGCGCGCATTTTCCGACGGATGTCCTTGCGGGATTCAGTCTCGGACTATGCCTCGTCTCGCTTTTTGCGCTCTTTGACGAAAAGTATCACCCGTTTCGACAAAAATAG
- a CDS encoding YozD family protein → MKEIDLVIDTEEIADFFYSQLAMRGYIPSEEEIFEIADITFDYLLEKCMIDEELDED, encoded by the coding sequence ATGAAAGAAATAGATCTTGTGATTGACACAGAAGAGATAGCTGATTTTTTTTACAGCCAGCTTGCAATGCGCGGGTACATACCGAGTGAAGAGGAGATCTTTGAAATAGCCGACATCACCTTTGATTATTTATTAGAAAAATGTATGATAGACGAAGAGCTTGATGAAGACTGA
- a CDS encoding VOC family protein, with protein sequence MIHQVGQIMLYVNNQDEALTFWTEKAGFHVVAKEDNGQGMKWIEIAPSLKAETSFVLHDKQTIAKLQPELELHTPSIMFFTEDLDQLYQDFSNQNITVGDIVDMPSGRVFNFADHENNYFAVMEKKTKTSSK encoded by the coding sequence ATGATCCATCAGGTGGGGCAGATCATGCTGTACGTCAATAATCAGGATGAGGCACTGACGTTTTGGACGGAAAAAGCGGGATTTCATGTGGTTGCCAAAGAAGATAACGGACAAGGCATGAAGTGGATTGAAATTGCGCCTTCATTGAAAGCCGAAACGAGTTTTGTTCTTCATGATAAACAAACCATTGCAAAATTGCAGCCGGAATTAGAACTCCATACTCCTTCGATTATGTTTTTTACTGAAGATCTTGATCAGTTATATCAAGATTTTTCAAATCAGAATATCACAGTCGGTGATATTGTCGACATGCCTTCTGGCCGGGTATTTAACTTTGCTGATCATGAAAACAATTACTTTGCCGTTATGGAGAAAAAAACAAAAACCTCTTCAAAATAG
- a CDS encoding YozE family protein: MKSFYHYLMKYRHPKPKDAISQFANQAYEDHGFPKTSSDYHELSSYLELSADYLETMSTFDEAWEKYETEVHHA; this comes from the coding sequence ATGAAATCCTTTTACCACTATTTGATGAAATACAGGCACCCTAAGCCGAAGGACGCGATCAGCCAGTTTGCGAACCAGGCATACGAAGATCACGGTTTTCCGAAAACGTCAAGCGATTATCACGAGCTCAGTTCTTATTTAGAACTGAGCGCCGACTATTTGGAAACGATGTCGACATTTGATGAAGCTTGGGAAAAATATGAGACCGAGGTGCATCACGCCTGA
- a CDS encoding YokU family protein has translation MKPCEWCSNQKASACQATVYWELPDGTRAIEIKDTPAFACSSCGMTYQEEAVIGEIENQLFLVDAKKLPETLTYQELMQTERILKRNYFDFS, from the coding sequence GTGAAGCCATGCGAATGGTGCAGCAATCAAAAGGCGTCAGCTTGTCAGGCGACTGTATACTGGGAGCTTCCTGACGGTACGAGGGCTATAGAAATTAAAGACACACCCGCGTTCGCCTGTTCATCCTGCGGCATGACTTATCAGGAGGAAGCGGTCATCGGCGAAATTGAAAATCAGCTTTTTTTAGTCGACGCAAAAAAATTACCGGAAACACTCACATATCAAGAGCTGATGCAGACAGAACGGATATTGAAACGGAATTATTTTGACTTCTCCTAG
- the ablA gene encoding lysine 2,3-aminomutase encodes MTNKWFQPKRHWKEIELWKDVPEEKWNDWLWQLTHTVRTVDDLKKVIHLTEEEEEGVRMSVKTIPLNITPYYASLMDPDNPRCPIRMQSVPLSEEMHKTKYDLEDPLFEDEDSPVPGLTHRYPDRVLFLVTNQCSMYCRYCTRRRFSGQIGMGVPKKQLDAAIAYIRETPEIRDCLISGGDGLLINDQILEYILKNLRDIPHLEIIRIGTRAPIVFPQRITDNLCQILKKYHPVWLNTHFNTSIELTEESVEACEKLVNAGVPVGNQAVILAGINDSVPIMKKLMHDLVKIRVRPYYIYQCDLSEGIGHFRAPVSKGLEIIEGLRGHTTGFAVPTFVVDAPGGGGKIALQPNYLLSQSPEKVVIRNFEGVITSYPEPENYIPNQADDYFESVFPGTMAKREPVGLSAIFADKEVSFTPENVSRINRRKAFTSNPEHETLKDRREKRDELKEKKFIAQQKKEQKEETEVGGESP; translated from the coding sequence TTGACAAACAAATGGTTTCAGCCGAAGCGTCATTGGAAGGAGATTGAATTGTGGAAAGATGTGCCGGAAGAAAAGTGGAATGATTGGCTGTGGCAGCTCACCCATACTGTAAGAACCGTCGATGACCTGAAAAAAGTCATTCATTTGACTGAAGAGGAAGAAGAAGGCGTCAGAATGTCTGTAAAAACGATTCCCCTGAACATTACGCCTTATTATGCTTCTTTAATGGACCCCGACAACCCGAGATGTCCGATCCGCATGCAGTCCGTGCCGCTGTCAGAAGAAATGCACAAAACGAAATATGACCTTGAAGATCCGCTGTTTGAAGATGAAGACTCACCGGTGCCCGGCCTTACGCACCGCTATCCCGACCGCGTTCTTTTTCTGGTGACAAATCAATGCTCGATGTACTGCCGATACTGCACCCGCAGACGCTTTTCCGGACAGATCGGAATGGGTGTGCCGAAAAAACAGCTTGATGCGGCGATCGCTTATATCCGGGAAACGCCTGAAATACGTGACTGCCTGATTTCCGGCGGAGACGGGCTTTTAATTAATGATCAGATTCTGGAATATATTTTGAAAAACCTTCGTGACATTCCCCACCTTGAAATTATCCGGATCGGAACGAGAGCGCCCATCGTTTTTCCGCAGCGGATAACGGATAACCTTTGTCAGATTTTGAAAAAATATCATCCGGTCTGGCTGAACACTCATTTTAATACGAGCATCGAACTGACGGAAGAATCGGTTGAGGCGTGTGAAAAGCTTGTCAACGCAGGTGTTCCGGTCGGTAACCAGGCCGTTATTTTAGCGGGTATTAATGATTCGGTGCCGATTATGAAAAAGCTCATGCATGATTTAGTGAAAATCCGCGTCCGCCCGTACTATATTTATCAATGTGATTTGTCGGAGGGGATCGGGCATTTCAGAGCGCCTGTATCAAAAGGTCTGGAGATCATCGAAGGACTGAGGGGACATACAACGGGCTTTGCCGTTCCGACCTTTGTCGTCGATGCCCCGGGCGGAGGCGGTAAAATCGCCCTGCAGCCGAACTACTTGCTCTCCCAGAGTCCGGAGAAAGTTGTGATCAGAAACTTTGAAGGGGTGATTACGTCTTATCCCGAACCGGAAAACTATATCCCGAATCAGGCCGACGACTATTTCGAATCTGTTTTTCCGGGAACGATGGCCAAACGCGAGCCGGTCGGACTAAGCGCTATTTTCGCGGACAAAGAGGTTTCTTTCACACCGGAAAATGTATCGAGAATCAACAGAAGGAAAGCGTTTACATCTAATCCTGAGCATGAAACGCTGAAAGACCGCAGGGAAAAGAGAGATGAATTGAAAGAAAAGAAATTTATAGCACAGCAAAAGAAAGAGCAAAAAGAAGAAACGGAAGTCGGAGGTGAGTCGCCGTGA
- the ablB gene encoding putative beta-lysine N-acetyltransferase codes for MIKELRAESGSAEIDADRFNERIRVIRYDGQLASLIPAVLAEAKQEEAQKVIFFAKRGDQPELVKHLFIHEGVIDGYYNGHEAAVMVRYLSEKRRQSDSYVSEDSTVDRIYETPQRGVTQTESGLLFRKAGEGDADRLSLLYKHVFQTYPTPVFNPLYIKKTMRENTIYFAAFDQERLIGAASADINPVLGHAEMTDCAVLSDYRGNSVTARLFKALEQELAGQGIIHLFSLARAASYGMNAVLYHAGYGYRGRLVNNCRISEGLENMNIWCKTLRFSHS; via the coding sequence CTGATAAAGGAACTGAGGGCTGAAAGCGGATCGGCCGAGATTGATGCAGACCGTTTCAATGAGCGGATCAGGGTCATTCGTTATGACGGGCAGCTCGCGTCGCTGATTCCGGCCGTTTTGGCAGAAGCAAAGCAAGAAGAAGCCCAAAAGGTGATTTTCTTTGCCAAGCGCGGCGATCAGCCGGAACTTGTCAAGCATCTCTTTATTCATGAGGGGGTCATAGACGGATATTACAACGGGCATGAGGCTGCTGTGATGGTGCGCTATTTATCAGAGAAACGGAGACAGTCAGATTCATATGTATCTGAAGATTCTACGGTTGACCGTATTTATGAGACACCGCAGCGGGGAGTGACTCAGACAGAAAGCGGGCTGTTGTTCAGAAAAGCGGGTGAAGGTGATGCAGACCGATTATCGCTCTTATATAAACATGTTTTTCAGACCTATCCGACTCCTGTCTTTAATCCCCTCTACATTAAAAAAACAATGAGAGAAAACACCATCTATTTTGCCGCATTCGATCAGGAGCGTCTCATCGGCGCGGCAAGCGCAGATATCAATCCCGTATTGGGGCACGCTGAAATGACCGATTGCGCGGTTCTGTCAGATTACAGAGGGAATTCCGTAACGGCACGCCTGTTTAAAGCCTTAGAGCAGGAACTAGCGGGCCAGGGAATCATTCATCTTTTTTCCTTGGCCCGTGCAGCGTCTTACGGGATGAATGCCGTTTTGTATCATGCGGGATACGGCTACAGGGGCAGGCTTGTGAACAACTGCCGGATTTCAGAAGGGCTCGAAAATATGAATATATGGTGCAAGACATTACGTTTTAGCCATTCATAA
- a CDS encoding peptidase yields the protein MDQLEKKVTEWAEENAAKAVSLLKRLIGEKSMFGNEFNAQAVVLEKLRQFDMDIDVWEPSIKQLKEHPYFVSEREDFHESPNITAVKKGAGGGRSLILNGHIDVVPEGNPAAWTYEPFTAVEKDGKIYGRGSTDMKGGNTALLLALEALEACSVTLKGDVLFQSVVDEECGGAGTLSAVMRGYKADGALIPEPTNLKLFVKQQGSMWFRITVRGLSAHGGTRYEGVSAIEKSLHVITALKELEHVRNARIIDPLYRDVPIPVPINIGTVQGGTWPSSVADRVVIEGRCGIAPDETPEAVKEELTSWLKDLEYRDEWFKHHPAEIEWFGAQWLPNDLPDEHPLISALESSFEKMKGAKPIREASPWGTDGGLLHHAGQTPVIVFGPGEVKAAHQANEYIEVRALIDAVKIISLFMMEWCGVADGGDGADKGTEG from the coding sequence ATGGATCAATTAGAAAAGAAAGTCACTGAGTGGGCGGAAGAAAACGCAGCAAAAGCGGTAAGCCTGCTGAAACGGCTGATCGGGGAAAAAAGTATGTTCGGAAATGAATTTAACGCACAGGCAGTTGTTTTAGAAAAATTGAGACAGTTTGACATGGATATTGATGTGTGGGAGCCGAGTATTAAACAATTGAAAGAACATCCTTATTTTGTATCGGAACGCGAAGACTTTCATGAAAGCCCGAATATCACCGCCGTAAAGAAAGGAGCCGGCGGAGGAAGATCACTGATACTGAACGGACATATTGATGTTGTCCCTGAAGGAAATCCCGCCGCGTGGACGTATGAACCGTTTACCGCTGTTGAAAAGGACGGCAAAATTTACGGACGCGGTTCAACGGATATGAAAGGCGGCAATACAGCCCTCTTGTTAGCGTTAGAAGCGCTTGAAGCTTGCAGCGTTACGTTAAAAGGAGATGTTCTGTTTCAAAGTGTCGTAGATGAAGAGTGCGGCGGCGCCGGAACGCTGTCGGCAGTAATGAGAGGCTACAAGGCTGACGGGGCGCTTATTCCGGAACCGACTAATTTAAAGCTATTTGTTAAGCAGCAAGGGTCAATGTGGTTCCGCATTACGGTAAGAGGATTGTCCGCACACGGCGGCACCCGCTATGAAGGGGTGAGCGCGATTGAAAAAAGCCTGCATGTCATCACGGCCCTTAAAGAACTGGAACACGTCCGCAACGCCCGCATCATTGACCCGCTTTACCGGGATGTTCCGATTCCGGTTCCCATTAATATCGGCACCGTCCAAGGAGGAACGTGGCCATCTTCGGTAGCTGACCGGGTTGTGATAGAAGGCAGATGCGGAATAGCTCCGGATGAAACGCCTGAGGCAGTAAAAGAAGAGCTTACAAGCTGGCTCAAAGATTTGGAGTACCGGGATGAATGGTTTAAACACCATCCGGCGGAAATTGAATGGTTTGGAGCTCAGTGGCTTCCGAATGATCTCCCGGATGAGCATCCGCTGATTTCCGCTTTGGAATCTTCTTTTGAGAAAATGAAAGGGGCAAAACCGATCCGTGAAGCATCCCCGTGGGGAACAGACGGAGGGCTTTTGCACCATGCGGGACAGACGCCTGTCATCGTCTTCGGGCCGGGAGAAGTCAAAGCGGCTCACCAGGCAAATGAATACATTGAAGTCCGGGCGTTAATCGATGCTGTCAAAATCATTTCTCTTTTTATGATGGAATGGTGCGGGGTGGCAGATGGGGGTGACGGAGCTGATAAAGGAACTGAGGGCTGA
- a CDS encoding 3-oxoacid CoA-transferase subunit B, translating into MGLGIAERESIAKRAASEITSGMIVNLGIGIPSLVPNFLPAGMEVMLQAENGVLGIGGSPERGAEDELLCNAAGYPVSTVKGASYFDSGLSFAMIRKGLIDITILGALQVSQTGDLANWLVPGKKVPGMGGAMELAQGAKKVVVVMSHTDQKGRPKLVESCSLPLTAARCADLIITEKAVISIDDKAFVLEELLNGSTIDDVIQTTDAEIRLGECFLKRGPVHGSIRKESH; encoded by the coding sequence ATGGGCTTGGGAATAGCGGAAAGAGAGAGTATCGCGAAGCGGGCCGCCAGTGAAATCACCTCAGGCATGATCGTCAACTTGGGGATCGGCATTCCTTCTTTAGTGCCGAATTTTTTGCCGGCCGGCATGGAAGTGATGCTGCAGGCGGAAAACGGCGTCCTCGGGATAGGCGGAAGTCCCGAGCGAGGAGCGGAGGATGAGCTTTTATGCAATGCGGCCGGATATCCTGTCAGTACGGTAAAGGGAGCTTCCTATTTTGATTCAGGTTTGTCTTTTGCCATGATCAGAAAAGGGCTGATTGATATTACTATTTTAGGCGCGCTGCAGGTCAGCCAAACCGGAGATCTCGCCAATTGGCTCGTGCCGGGGAAAAAAGTGCCCGGAATGGGAGGGGCAATGGAGCTGGCCCAAGGGGCGAAAAAAGTGGTTGTGGTCATGAGCCACACTGATCAGAAGGGCCGGCCGAAACTGGTCGAAAGCTGTTCATTGCCGCTTACGGCCGCGCGATGTGCAGACCTCATCATTACAGAGAAAGCCGTAATCAGCATCGATGATAAGGCTTTTGTTCTTGAGGAACTGCTGAATGGCTCGACCATAGACGATGTGATTCAAACAACGGATGCTGAAATCAGATTGGGAGAATGTTTTCTTAAAAGGGGGCCTGTCCATGGATCAATTAGAAAAGAAAGTCACTGA
- a CDS encoding CoA transferase subunit A: MSIFHKQIDIHEAIADVNDESVIMFGGFGGVGSPPSLIEAILESGVKELTVICNDAGFPEIGIGPLIVHRRVKRLIASHIGSNPVAGRQMTDGTLEVEFSPQGTLAERIRAGGAGLGGILTDIGIDNATVCENKETVTIDGKPYLVEKALTADFAFVSAHTADEFGNLTYDKTARNMNPLMAAAAERTFAEAVTIVPAGELDSEHIVTPGVFVEGVVQTEGVKWKWAWE, translated from the coding sequence ATGTCTATTTTTCATAAACAAATCGATATCCATGAAGCAATTGCCGATGTCAATGACGAATCTGTCATCATGTTCGGCGGTTTCGGGGGAGTGGGGTCACCTCCGTCATTAATCGAAGCGATTTTAGAAAGCGGCGTTAAAGAGCTGACCGTCATCTGCAATGATGCCGGATTTCCGGAAATCGGCATCGGCCCGCTTATCGTGCACAGGCGGGTCAAAAGGCTGATCGCTTCCCATATCGGCTCAAACCCTGTAGCCGGCAGGCAAATGACTGACGGAACGCTTGAGGTGGAATTTTCGCCTCAAGGGACGCTTGCCGAACGGATTCGCGCTGGCGGAGCCGGTCTTGGCGGTATTTTAACTGATATCGGCATTGATAACGCAACCGTTTGTGAAAACAAAGAAACCGTAACGATTGACGGAAAGCCCTATTTAGTTGAAAAAGCGCTGACGGCTGATTTCGCTTTTGTGTCCGCACATACTGCTGATGAATTCGGAAATTTGACGTATGACAAAACGGCGCGCAACATGAACCCTCTGATGGCGGCCGCGGCCGAAAGAACTTTTGCCGAGGCGGTAACGATTGTGCCGGCCGGCGAACTTGACAGCGAGCATATTGTGACGCCGGGCGTTTTTGTAGAGGGCGTCGTGCAAACTGAAGGAGTGAAGTGGAAATGGGCTTGGGAATAG
- a CDS encoding aspartate aminotransferase family protein, translated as MGSYLIKPELDGIYPTVSHGKGSYVYDLGGNKYLDGSSGAVTCNIGHGTEDIIQALKEQLDSVSFVYRSQFTSEPAEELALFLADHLPGGLNWSFFVNSGSEAVETAMKMAVQYWQEKGQYQKSVFLSRWSSYHGITLGALSLSGFYERRYRFTQLLERFPAVSAPNMYRSELQGEEFVKAAAAELETAVNRIGASFIAGFVAEPIVGAAGAAITPPPGYYEALEDVCRRHSILFIADEVMTGLGRTGRMLASEHWGIVPDIAVLGKGLGAGYAPIAAAVASDDIIDTIKRGSGVIMSGHTYSANPYCARAALEVLRYVKKHELLSQAEEKGAILMRKLEQIKERSGVIGDVRGKGLLIGVEFVKDKTTKEVFPKKQGFTEKMIKEAKKRGLLIYPSKPGIDSGEGDAVIIAPPFTISHAELDELSDLFSQAAEEVEKMMKRD; from the coding sequence ATGGGGAGCTATTTAATTAAACCGGAGCTTGACGGGATTTATCCGACAGTAAGCCATGGAAAAGGATCATATGTATATGATCTGGGGGGAAACAAGTATCTAGACGGGTCATCAGGAGCGGTCACTTGCAATATCGGCCACGGGACGGAGGATATTATACAAGCTTTAAAAGAGCAGCTTGACTCCGTTTCGTTTGTGTATCGCTCGCAATTCACCAGTGAACCCGCAGAGGAGCTGGCTTTATTTCTGGCCGATCATCTGCCGGGCGGGCTGAACTGGTCATTTTTTGTAAACAGCGGCTCAGAGGCAGTCGAAACAGCGATGAAAATGGCCGTTCAATATTGGCAGGAAAAAGGCCAATACCAAAAATCCGTCTTTTTATCGAGATGGAGCAGTTACCACGGTATTACTTTGGGAGCGCTTTCGTTATCGGGGTTTTATGAACGGAGATACCGATTCACCCAGCTGCTCGAGCGGTTTCCCGCCGTTTCAGCGCCAAATATGTATCGTTCTGAGCTGCAGGGAGAGGAATTTGTGAAAGCGGCGGCAGCTGAACTGGAAACGGCTGTTAATCGGATCGGTGCCTCATTTATCGCGGGTTTCGTCGCAGAACCGATTGTCGGGGCAGCCGGGGCGGCCATCACTCCGCCGCCAGGTTATTATGAAGCGCTTGAGGATGTCTGCCGCCGGCACAGTATTTTGTTTATCGCAGATGAAGTCATGACGGGGCTCGGGAGAACAGGGCGAATGCTTGCATCTGAGCATTGGGGGATCGTACCTGATATCGCGGTGCTCGGAAAAGGATTAGGCGCCGGTTACGCTCCGATCGCGGCAGCCGTCGCGTCTGATGACATCATTGATACGATCAAGCGGGGCTCCGGAGTCATTATGAGCGGACATACGTACAGCGCCAACCCATACTGTGCAAGAGCGGCGCTTGAGGTGCTTCGCTATGTCAAAAAACACGAGCTGCTTTCGCAGGCAGAGGAAAAAGGCGCGATACTGATGCGGAAATTAGAACAAATCAAAGAGCGCAGCGGGGTAATCGGAGATGTCCGCGGTAAAGGCCTGCTGATCGGGGTTGAGTTCGTTAAAGATAAAACGACGAAGGAAGTTTTTCCGAAGAAACAAGGGTTCACAGAAAAAATGATAAAAGAAGCAAAAAAACGGGGCCTGCTTATTTATCCTTCAAAGCCCGGTATTGACAGCGGAGAAGGAGACGCCGTCATCATCGCGCCGCCGTTCACGATTTCGCATGCTGAGCTGGATGAACTGTCAGATCTATTTTCACAGGCTGCAGAAGAAGTTGAAAAAATGATGAAGAGGGATTGA
- a CDS encoding AraC family transcriptional regulator: MKITIEELPESRIAYFRHVGEYGEKQNKELMESFKNWAQLNGLLYHSVILGITQDHPNCTPKEKCRYDVCIVVNQDFHVPEPARIGTFSGGKYAVFLLDHTEEAVSGFWNTVFSEIEKNNLSIREQPIIERYTLQKMNHHLCEILIPIQ, from the coding sequence GTGAAAATAACGATTGAAGAATTACCTGAATCAAGAATTGCTTATTTTCGACATGTCGGGGAGTATGGTGAAAAGCAAAACAAAGAACTCATGGAGTCTTTTAAAAATTGGGCGCAATTGAATGGTCTGCTTTATCATTCTGTCATTTTAGGAATTACGCAAGATCATCCAAATTGTACACCTAAAGAAAAATGCCGCTATGATGTTTGTATTGTTGTCAATCAAGATTTTCATGTGCCTGAACCGGCTCGGATCGGTACATTTTCCGGAGGGAAGTACGCTGTTTTCTTGCTTGATCATACAGAAGAGGCGGTCAGTGGATTTTGGAACACTGTTTTTTCTGAGATCGAAAAAAATAATCTGTCAATCAGAGAACAGCCCATAATCGAAAGATATACTTTACAAAAGATGAATCATCATTTGTGTGAAATATTGATTCCCATACAGTAA
- a CDS encoding YjcZ family sporulation protein: MYGYGGCGSYGFGYGYGGCGGGTSTFVLIVVLFILLIIVGAAFIC; encoded by the coding sequence ATGTACGGATATGGGGGCTGCGGCAGTTATGGCTTCGGTTATGGGTACGGCGGCTGCGGAGGCGGAACCAGCACATTTGTACTGATCGTGGTATTGTTTATTTTATTAATCATCGTCGGTGCGGCTTTTATTTGTTAG
- a CDS encoding GNAT family N-acetyltransferase: MTDQFAKTEKQYIELTSGIQRFEHYSVCTDPLLPQIFSHNFVQLHRTFPLDRLLPFFASIPNMLQANYIHVKAAPEHTFPLLLKQTLVKQGYVVEDELFFARKLENGDRQAGHPLTAWGTEKSLADGSSIMKIYDALYIGEAAAEKKLERKYPLYKDGTVMLVVCYSDASRTIPIGCGELFINKADKTAKIEEVAILDQFQRKGYGSILMNELMAAAKLNGMETVYLVTSGMDGVNRFYEKLGFKRFRRVHTIFHYFLT, encoded by the coding sequence ATGACCGATCAATTTGCTAAAACCGAGAAACAATATATAGAGCTTACTTCCGGCATTCAGAGGTTCGAACATTACAGTGTATGTACAGACCCTTTGCTGCCGCAGATTTTTTCGCATAACTTTGTTCAGCTGCACCGTACATTTCCGTTAGACAGGCTGCTGCCGTTTTTTGCATCCATTCCGAACATGCTTCAAGCCAATTATATTCATGTGAAAGCGGCTCCTGAGCACACATTTCCGCTTCTTCTGAAACAAACATTGGTAAAGCAGGGCTACGTAGTGGAAGATGAGCTGTTTTTTGCAAGGAAACTGGAAAATGGGGATCGGCAGGCCGGACATCCGCTTACCGCTTGGGGGACGGAAAAAAGCCTCGCTGACGGGTCGTCTATTATGAAGATTTATGATGCCCTTTACATTGGCGAGGCGGCGGCCGAAAAAAAGCTTGAGCGGAAATATCCTTTGTATAAGGACGGGACGGTTATGCTTGTCGTGTGCTATAGCGACGCCTCCCGAACGATTCCGATCGGCTGCGGAGAGCTTTTCATCAACAAAGCGGATAAAACCGCCAAAATTGAAGAAGTCGCAATTCTGGATCAATTCCAACGAAAAGGCTACGGGTCAATATTGATGAACGAGCTGATGGCTGCGGCAAAGCTGAACGGCATGGAAACCGTATATCTTGTGACGTCCGGGATGGACGGTGTTAACCGTTTTTATGAAAAACTTGGCTTCAAAAGATTTCGGCGTGTGCATACGATTTTTCATTATTTTCTTACATAG